The following DNA comes from Shinella zoogloeoides.
CTCACTCTGTTGCTGCACGACCATTCTCCACCCCACTCAGCCTGCGATGCATAACCGGTTTCAGCCGCGCTGGCGACGGCCGGTTTCGCGTCGATCCGACATCACTATCATACATCGATATTCAATTCATCATACAAAGACAATTGACGGATATGATGAAAATCCCTACACCAAGAGCACTGCAGACGCAGTTGTTTTGGGAGAGAGACAATGGGCTTTATCAAGGCAGCCATCCTGGCTGGCACCGTCGCCGTATTCGCCGCAACCTCCGCCTTCGCCGCCGACGTCAAGATCGGCTTCATCGTGAAGCAGCCGGAAGAGCCGTGGTTCCAGGATGAGTGGAAGTTCGCAGATGTCGCCGCCAGGGAGAAGGGCTTCACGCTCGTCAAGATCGGCGCGGAAGACGGCGAGAAGGTTCAGTCGGCCATCGACAATCTCGGCGCGCAGGGCGCCCAGGGCTTCATCATCTGCACGCCGGACGTCAAGCTCGGCCCCGGCATCGTCGCCAAGGCCGCTGCCAACGATCTCAAGCTGATGACAGTCGACGACCGCCTCGTGAACGCCGATGGCAGCCCGATCGAGGACGTGCCGCATATGGGCATTTCCGCCACCAAGATCGGCGAGGCCGTCGGCCAGACGATCGTCGACGAGATCAAGAAGCGCGGCTGGGACATGAAGGACGTCGGCGCGATCCGCGTCTCCTACGACCAGCTCCCGACGGCCGTCGACCGCGTCGAAGGCGCGCTCTCCGTGCTGAAGGTCGCCGGCTTCCCGGAAGCCAACATCTTCGACGCGCCCCAGGCCAAGACCGATACGGAAGCCGCCCTCAACGCCGCGACCGTCGTTCTCAACAAGAATGCCGGCATCAAGCACTGGGTCGCCGTCGGCCTCAATGACGAAGCCGTCCTCGGCGCGGTGCGCGCCACCGAAAGCGTCGGCATTGCCGCCGACAGCATGATCGGCGTCGGCATCGGCGGGGCGGATTCGGCGATCAACGAGTTCAAGAAGCCCGCGGCCACCGGCTTCTTCGGCACCGTGATCATCTCGCCGAAGCGCCACGGCTACGAGACCGCGCTCAACATGTACGACTGGGTC
Coding sequences within:
- a CDS encoding arabinose ABC transporter substrate-binding protein, giving the protein MGFIKAAILAGTVAVFAATSAFAADVKIGFIVKQPEEPWFQDEWKFADVAAREKGFTLVKIGAEDGEKVQSAIDNLGAQGAQGFIICTPDVKLGPGIVAKAAANDLKLMTVDDRLVNADGSPIEDVPHMGISATKIGEAVGQTIVDEIKKRGWDMKDVGAIRVSYDQLPTAVDRVEGALSVLKVAGFPEANIFDAPQAKTDTEAALNAATVVLNKNAGIKHWVAVGLNDEAVLGAVRATESVGIAADSMIGVGIGGADSAINEFKKPAATGFFGTVIISPKRHGYETALNMYDWVANGKEPEKLILTAGQIALRDNYETVRKDLGIE